From a region of the Micropterus dolomieu isolate WLL.071019.BEF.003 ecotype Adirondacks linkage group LG21, ASM2129224v1, whole genome shotgun sequence genome:
- the LOC123960560 gene encoding solute carrier family 28 member 3-like, giving the protein MVVFMCLSFEVEATRFLTASVMSTPASLAIAKTFWPEMETPRFQPGPRESGMDARSEGRRPLNASNVAEDQDRSLLAGVQDQKPLEI; this is encoded by the exons ATGGTTGTCTTTATGTGTCTCTCCTTTGAGGTTGAGGCAACACGCTTCTTGACAGCATCAGTGATGTCCACTCCAGCCTCCCTGGCCATTGCCAAGACATTCTGGCCTGAAATGGAGACCCCACGTTTTCAACCTGGGCCACGG GAGTCTGGGATGGATGCCCGCAGCGAAGGCAGGAGACCTCTGAATGCCAGCAATGTGGCTGAAGATCAGGACAGGAGTCTGCTGGCTGGAGTGCAGGACCAGAAACCACTGGAGATCTAA